One part of the Sus scrofa isolate TJ Tabasco breed Duroc chromosome 8, Sscrofa11.1, whole genome shotgun sequence genome encodes these proteins:
- the PPBP gene encoding platelet basic protein precursor produces MSLRLGAISSCTTSSPFPVLQVLLPLSLLLTTLVPATMGAAKIEGRMAHVELRCLCLNTVSGIHPSNIQSLEVIRAGAHCAKVEVIATLKNDKKICLDPEAPRIKKIVQKIMEDGGSAA; encoded by the exons ATGAGCCTCAGACTTGGCGCCATCTCCTCCTGTACCACTTCCAGCCCATTTCCTGTCCTCCAGGTATtgctgccattgtcactgctccTGACCACGCTGGTTCCCGCCACCATGGGAGCAG CTAAAATTGAGGGAAGAATGGCGCACGTTGAACTTCGCTGCCTCTGCTTGAATACCGTCTCTGGCATTCATCCCAGTAACATCCAAAGTTTGGAGGTGATCAGGGCAGGAGCTCACTGTGCCAAAGTCGAAGTGAT AGCCACGCTGAAGAATGACAAGAAAATCTGCCTGGATCCAGAAGCACCCAGAATCAAGAAAATAGTCCAAAAAATAATGGAAGATGGTGGGTCAGCTGCTTAA
- the LOC100520680 gene encoding platelet factor 4, translated as MSLSGNTRASRPWLSPRLLLLGLMLLPGIALAQEWSLPGTRVPPPADPEGGDANLRCVCVKTISGVSPKHISSLEVIGAGPHCPSPQLIATLKKGHKICLDPQNLLYKKIIKKLLKSQLLTA; from the exons ATGAGCCTGTCAGGGAACACCCGCGCCTCCCGTCCCTGGCTCAGCCCCAGGCTGCTGCTCCTAGGGCTGATGCTCCTGCCAGGCATCGCCCTGGCGCAAG AGTGGTCCCTCCCTGGCACCCGCGTCCCACCCCCGGCAGACCCTGAAGGTGGAGACGCGAATCTGCGCTGCGTGTGTGTAAAGACCATCTCCGGAGTCAGCCCCAAGCATATCTCCAGCCTAGAGGTGATTGGGGCCGGACCCCACTGCCCCAGCCCGCAGCTGAT AGCCACGCTGAAGAAAGGGCATAAAATTTGCCTGGATCCACAGAACCTCCTGTAcaagaaaataatcaagaaacTTTTGAAGAGTCAACTGCTAACTGCCTAA